The Pieris napi chromosome 21, ilPieNapi1.2, whole genome shotgun sequence genome contains a region encoding:
- the LOC125060107 gene encoding uncharacterized protein LOC125060107, translating to MFYTSDYNSYRNQNIKGNIFTVILNGFCTSNSFPTFSVAHASKPLINFSTIFGMQNVRFNKMDIQRVSIFNKFYCVFILSLLICVIVYIPPLSWKETKSDLPLNILTRLFGVLQTFEIFYYVFIVSFGNASYYWNLYKTLNSLDNHYEKRLKMFRKRRYLAIFLMFTPLLLVSFTFYSRKFTIKNVVAHITFFLIMVQGVNFVYFIVNIFIEVLIFKAVLFKKVEDFVPTDINKKCFFTKLLIKRLVSTENLKRNYCWFELMQIYDKIADCVYIFNKIYAGQILIMFEAWLLTTVLVICRSLSPSMKNIYIKAKYKL from the exons ATGTTTTACACAAGTGATTATAACTCATACAGAAACCAAAATATTAAAGGAAACATTTTTACCGTTATATTAAACGGGTTTTGCACCTCGAACAGTTTTCCTACATTCTCCGTTGCACATGCATCGAAAccactcataaatttttcaactaTATTTGGAATGCAGAATGTCCGTTTCAATAAAATGGACATACAACGAGTTTCAATCTTCAATAAATTCTACtgcgtttttatattaagtctGTTAATTTGTGTCATTGTCTACATCCCGCCTCTTAGTTGGAAAGAAACTAAATCGGATCTACCTTTAAATATACTAACGAGATTATTCGGAGTTTTACAAACTTTcgagatattttattacgtttttATAGTCTCCTTTGGCAACGCGAGTTATTACTGGAACttgtataaaactttaaacagTTTGGATAACCATTATGAGAAGAGGTTGAAAATGTTTCGTAAACGACGATATTTGGCTATTTTTCTAATGTTTACTCCGCTACTGTTAGtctcatttactttttattcacGAAAGTTTACCATAAAGAATGTTGTAGCACATATAACATTCTTTCTTATTATGGTCCAGGGAGTGAACTTTGTATATTTCAtcgtcaatatttttatagaggTTTTAATCTTTAAGGctgtattgtttaaaaaagttgAAGACTTTGTTCCTACAGATATTaacaaaaagtgtttttttacgAAACTGTTGATA AAAAGACTTGTTAGCACAGAAAACTTGAAGCGTAATTATTGCTGGTTTGAACTTATGCAAATTTATGATAAGATCGCTGATTGCGTTTAtatcttcaataaaatatatgcagGGCAG ATTTTGATTATGTTTGAAGCCTGGCTGCTAACTACTGTTCTTGTTATATGCAGATCATTATCGCCATCTATGAAG